One Kribbella sp. NBC_00662 genomic region harbors:
- a CDS encoding SigE family RNA polymerase sigma factor, giving the protein MRGGDREAEFREYLLADRTRLMRTALLLTAGDVHTAEDLVQTACTRVYVHWHRIKHEGAGPYAHRILVNAFLDERRRAGRHPEVVTAETLEPRLTDVPDQTDTLAIRDALLDLAPRQRAVLVLRYFQDLDVATCARILECTEGTVKSQTAKALKRLKDLMSEETDRKTG; this is encoded by the coding sequence ATGCGAGGGGGTGACCGTGAGGCCGAGTTCCGTGAGTACCTGCTCGCGGACCGCACCAGGCTGATGAGGACGGCGTTGCTGCTCACCGCGGGTGACGTGCACACTGCCGAAGATCTGGTCCAGACCGCCTGCACGCGTGTCTACGTGCACTGGCACCGGATCAAGCACGAAGGCGCGGGCCCGTACGCACATCGCATCCTGGTCAACGCCTTCCTGGACGAGCGCCGCCGGGCCGGTCGCCACCCTGAGGTGGTGACCGCGGAGACGCTCGAGCCGCGACTGACCGACGTACCTGACCAGACCGACACCCTCGCCATCCGGGACGCGTTGCTGGATCTCGCGCCGCGGCAACGGGCGGTGCTGGTACTGCGGTACTTCCAGGACCTGGATGTCGCGACCTGCGCACGGATCCTGGAGTGCACCGAGGGCACGGTGAAGAGTCAGACCGCGAAGGCGCTGAAGCGGTTGAAGGACCTGATGTCGGAAGAGACGGACCGGAAGACGGGGTAG
- a CDS encoding NUDIX domain-containing protein, producing the protein MNRFRVVPAAYVVVRRGDEVLLLLRANTGYMDGYWAVPAGHVERGESALAAAVRELKEEVGIDVEPADLVPVTAMHRTGGNGDPIDERVDFFFMASKWTGEPRLMEPEKAAGLEWYSLDKLPEPLVPHEARVLAAVADGRGLPAVIAQGFA; encoded by the coding sequence ATGAATCGGTTTCGCGTAGTGCCGGCGGCTTATGTGGTGGTGCGGCGGGGGGATGAGGTGTTGTTGTTGCTGCGGGCCAATACCGGATACATGGATGGGTATTGGGCGGTGCCGGCGGGGCATGTGGAGCGGGGTGAGTCGGCTCTTGCGGCGGCGGTGCGGGAGTTGAAGGAAGAGGTGGGGATCGACGTGGAGCCGGCGGATCTGGTGCCGGTGACGGCGATGCATCGGACAGGTGGGAACGGGGATCCGATCGACGAGCGGGTGGACTTCTTCTTCATGGCGTCGAAGTGGACGGGTGAGCCGCGGTTGATGGAGCCGGAGAAGGCCGCGGGGCTGGAGTGGTACTCGCTGGACAAGTTGCCGGAGCCGTTGGTGCCGCATGAGGCGCGGGTGCTCGCGGCGGTGGCGGACGGGCGTGGGCTTCCTGCGGTGATCGCCCAGGGTTTCGCCTGA
- a CDS encoding LamG-like jellyroll fold domain-containing protein — protein sequence MNERYDGTSRRKLLQAGALSAGAVIASGALSTGNAAAAGGQAPTKPAGRIDTEHPRFTLAVVPDTQYQFDQDRGDPAPLSATFNWLIDNRTDENIVFMAHLGDVTENALAMEFAQADPVFKILDRARFPYSVLAGNHDIDGSKDDTRGPSPYLDTFSPRRFRWMPTYGGSTANGYNSYHVFRAAGRQWLLLAMDWRPSDASFAWARDVIAKHPKLPVILTTHEIVYADAGDPTAYFSDQGNRVWDQLIDGNDQIFITMNGHYWPPGRVTRKNAAGNDVHLHITNYQDRFYGGSGMVRLYHFDLARNTIDVETISPWIMGQDPANRNELEELEIELTDDVNRFSIPIDFDERFAGFAPVPIRPARPASQLVIPGTAAYWRFDGSVTDQVIDQSGKGNHLIRKQLSGDAPTASTEFHPDQPGHASWLFPGGKDPARGGYLQTVDDAPLNAMTFRGGYTIEAFVKLADDGQDHSWEGLFTRLGTGRDAGKTGSDPDEPAAKLGFSGGRQVQWAVYPFDKNDTFTNWGHEQVAGRWFHLAIVNDGRHSIVYVDSSELLRNPATPSNGLATAGKPWLVAAGHYANTVDQGFAGNIGELRIVTHALKPSQFLNA from the coding sequence ATGAACGAGCGGTACGACGGGACGAGCCGGCGGAAGCTGTTGCAGGCGGGAGCGCTCAGCGCGGGTGCGGTGATTGCATCGGGCGCGTTGAGCACCGGGAACGCCGCAGCGGCGGGCGGTCAGGCGCCCACCAAGCCCGCGGGCAGGATCGACACCGAGCACCCACGGTTCACGCTCGCGGTCGTGCCGGACACGCAGTACCAGTTCGACCAGGACCGGGGTGACCCGGCGCCGCTGTCAGCGACGTTCAACTGGCTGATCGACAACCGCACCGACGAGAACATCGTGTTCATGGCGCACCTCGGCGACGTCACCGAGAACGCGCTGGCGATGGAGTTCGCGCAGGCCGACCCGGTCTTCAAGATCCTCGACCGCGCCCGCTTCCCGTACTCCGTGCTCGCCGGCAACCACGACATCGACGGGTCGAAGGACGACACCCGCGGCCCGTCGCCGTACCTCGACACGTTCAGCCCGCGACGGTTCCGCTGGATGCCGACGTACGGCGGATCGACCGCGAACGGGTACAACTCCTACCACGTCTTCCGCGCGGCCGGCCGGCAATGGTTGCTGCTGGCAATGGACTGGCGGCCGTCGGACGCGAGCTTCGCCTGGGCCCGCGACGTGATCGCGAAACACCCGAAGCTGCCGGTCATCCTGACCACGCACGAGATCGTGTACGCCGACGCGGGCGACCCGACCGCCTACTTCAGCGACCAGGGCAACCGCGTCTGGGACCAGCTGATCGACGGCAACGACCAGATCTTCATCACGATGAACGGGCACTACTGGCCGCCCGGCCGGGTCACGCGGAAGAACGCCGCCGGCAATGACGTGCACCTGCACATCACCAACTACCAGGACCGGTTCTACGGCGGATCGGGCATGGTGCGGCTGTACCACTTCGACCTGGCCCGGAACACGATCGACGTCGAGACGATCTCGCCGTGGATCATGGGCCAGGACCCGGCCAACCGCAACGAACTCGAGGAGCTCGAGATCGAGTTGACCGACGACGTCAACCGGTTCAGCATCCCGATCGACTTCGACGAGCGGTTCGCCGGCTTCGCACCGGTGCCGATCCGCCCGGCCCGGCCGGCGTCGCAGCTGGTGATCCCCGGTACGGCGGCGTACTGGCGTTTCGACGGATCGGTCACGGATCAGGTGATCGACCAGTCGGGCAAGGGCAACCACCTCATCCGCAAGCAGCTGTCGGGTGACGCACCCACGGCGAGCACCGAGTTCCACCCGGACCAGCCCGGGCACGCGAGCTGGCTGTTCCCGGGCGGCAAGGACCCGGCTCGCGGCGGGTACCTGCAGACCGTCGACGACGCGCCGCTGAACGCGATGACGTTCAGGGGTGGCTACACGATCGAGGCGTTCGTGAAGCTGGCCGACGACGGACAGGACCACTCGTGGGAGGGGCTGTTCACCCGGCTCGGCACCGGACGCGACGCCGGCAAGACCGGCAGCGACCCGGATGAGCCGGCCGCGAAGCTCGGCTTCTCGGGTGGACGGCAGGTGCAGTGGGCGGTGTACCCGTTCGACAAGAACGACACGTTCACGAACTGGGGCCACGAGCAGGTGGCAGGCCGCTGGTTCCACCTGGCGATCGTGAACGACGGCCGGCACAGCATCGTGTACGTCGACTCGTCGGAGCTACTGCGCAACCCGGCGACCCCGTCCAACGGCCTCGCAACCGCCGGCAAGCCATGGCTCGTCGCCGCCGGCCACTACGCCAACACCGTCGACCAGGGCTTCGCCGGCAACATCGGCGAACTCCGCATCGTCACCCACGCCCTCAAGCCCTCCCAGTTCTTGAACGCCTGA
- a CDS encoding MBL fold metallo-hydrolase: MSDGPFSLPFSLPFSLTVLGCATPYPAVDNPCSGYLVSAGQTRIWVDAGSGTLGELQRYVRLDELDAIWISHLHADHSADLLTAYYGRCTPTSPCARRSRSTGRRGSPSGWPAFSRTDA, encoded by the coding sequence ATGAGCGACGGACCTTTCAGCCTCCCTTTCAGCCTCCCTTTCAGCCTCACGGTGCTTGGGTGTGCGACGCCGTATCCGGCTGTGGACAACCCGTGTTCCGGTTATCTCGTGAGTGCGGGTCAGACGCGGATCTGGGTGGATGCGGGGAGTGGGACGCTCGGGGAGTTGCAGCGGTATGTGCGGTTGGACGAGTTGGATGCGATCTGGATCTCGCATCTGCATGCGGATCACAGCGCCGACCTGCTGACGGCGTACTACGGGCGCTGTACGCCGACATCACCTTGCGCGCGCCGATCCCGCTCTACGGGCCGGCGGGGATCGCCGAGCGGTTGGCCGGCTTTCTCACGGACCGACGCGTAG
- a CDS encoding MBL fold metallo-hydrolase yields the protein MYDGHEAAIGAVQLTTRAVEHGMPAFAVRVESAGRSLVYSGDSAPCTALSELADGCDVLLCEADGTEDGHHTPEQAGETAAGAGRLIVTHVGRSIAPAEAAARAATRFEGPVEYAVPGATYVI from the coding sequence TTGTACGACGGGCACGAGGCAGCGATCGGCGCGGTCCAGCTCACCACTCGTGCCGTGGAGCACGGGATGCCGGCATTCGCCGTACGCGTGGAGAGTGCGGGGCGATCGCTCGTGTACTCCGGCGACAGCGCGCCCTGCACCGCGCTGAGCGAGCTGGCCGACGGCTGCGACGTACTGCTGTGTGAGGCCGACGGCACCGAAGACGGGCACCACACGCCCGAACAAGCAGGAGAGACCGCGGCGGGAGCCGGCCGTCTGATCGTCACGCACGTGGGGCGGTCGATCGCTCCGGCGGAGGCGGCCGCTCGGGCGGCGACCCGGTTCGAGGGTCCGGTCGAGTACGCCGTACCCGGCGCGACGTATGTGATCTGA
- a CDS encoding GNAT family N-acetyltransferase codes for MAKTKVDVEQLTVRALGPDTWDAFAALAERHNGVWGGCWCTYFHTMHEEKTFEAESNRELKHRLVVEGRAHAALVFDGDLAVGWLEYGPPAELPNINHRKEYEAGMDRPPDYRLTCFFTDRNYRRQGVSAVALQGALDLIAAAGGGVVETYPQDTGGKKITASFLYNGTRSLFEQAGFTYLRPKGKNHCVMTKTVGV; via the coding sequence ATGGCCAAGACCAAGGTGGACGTCGAGCAGTTGACGGTCCGGGCGCTCGGGCCCGACACGTGGGATGCGTTCGCGGCGCTCGCGGAGCGGCACAACGGGGTGTGGGGCGGGTGCTGGTGTACGTACTTCCACACCATGCACGAAGAGAAGACGTTCGAGGCGGAAAGCAACCGCGAACTCAAGCACCGCCTGGTCGTGGAGGGGCGTGCGCACGCGGCGCTCGTGTTCGACGGTGACCTCGCGGTCGGCTGGCTCGAGTACGGCCCGCCGGCCGAGCTGCCGAACATCAACCACCGCAAGGAATACGAGGCCGGCATGGACCGCCCACCGGACTACCGCCTCACCTGCTTCTTCACCGACCGCAACTACCGACGCCAAGGCGTCTCAGCAGTGGCCCTCCAAGGCGCGCTCGACCTGATCGCGGCAGCCGGCGGAGGCGTCGTCGAGACCTACCCCCAGGACACCGGCGGCAAGAAGATCACCGCCTCCTTCCTCTACAACGGCACCCGCTCCCTCTTCGAACAGGCCGGCTTCACGTACCTGCGCCCCAAAGGCAAGAACCACTGCGTGATGACGAAGACGGTAGGTGTCTAG
- the miaB gene encoding tRNA (N6-isopentenyl adenosine(37)-C2)-methylthiotransferase MiaB, with product MRTYEVRTYGCQMNVHDSERLRGLLEDAGYVRAPEGDEADVVVFNTCAVRENADNKLYGNLGHLAPVKARKPGMQIAVGGCLAQKDKASIVRKAPWVDVVFGTHNIGSLPVLLERARVAEESQVEILESLDVFPSTLPTRRESAYSAWVSVSVGCNNTCTFCIVPSLRGREKDRRPGDVLAEVEALVAEGVLEVTLLGQNVNSYGVEFGDRFAFGKLLRACGSVEGLERVRFTSPHPRDFTADVIEAMAETPNVMPSLHMPLQSGSDSVLKAMRRSYRRDRYLKIIEDVRAAMPDAAITTDIIVGFPGETEEDFQDTLDVVRQARFAGAFTFQYSKRPGTPAESMEDQVPRDVVQDRYERLVALQDEMAWDENKRIVGRTVEVLVAEGEGRKDAATHRLSGRARDNRLVHFALPAEVEAPRPGDVVTVEVTYAAPHHLNADVFGAVRRTRAGDAWERAQDAPAAAAPGVMLGMPTVGAKPLEPATNGCQVG from the coding sequence ATGCGTACTTACGAGGTCCGCACTTACGGGTGCCAAATGAATGTCCACGACTCCGAGCGCCTGCGCGGGCTGCTGGAGGACGCGGGCTACGTCCGCGCGCCCGAGGGCGACGAGGCCGACGTGGTCGTCTTCAACACCTGCGCGGTCCGGGAGAACGCCGACAACAAGCTGTACGGGAATCTCGGCCACCTCGCGCCGGTCAAGGCCCGCAAGCCGGGGATGCAGATCGCCGTCGGCGGGTGCCTGGCGCAGAAGGACAAGGCGTCGATCGTTCGCAAGGCGCCGTGGGTCGACGTCGTGTTCGGCACCCACAACATCGGCTCGCTGCCGGTGCTGCTGGAGCGGGCGCGGGTCGCCGAGGAGTCCCAGGTCGAGATCCTGGAGTCGCTCGACGTCTTCCCCTCGACGCTGCCGACCCGGCGCGAATCGGCGTACTCCGCCTGGGTGTCGGTCAGCGTCGGCTGCAACAACACCTGCACGTTCTGCATCGTCCCGTCGCTGCGCGGCCGCGAGAAGGACCGCCGCCCCGGTGACGTGCTCGCTGAGGTCGAGGCGCTGGTCGCCGAGGGCGTGCTCGAGGTGACGCTGCTCGGTCAGAACGTGAACTCGTACGGCGTGGAGTTCGGCGACCGGTTCGCCTTCGGCAAGCTGCTGCGGGCCTGCGGCTCTGTCGAGGGGCTGGAGCGGGTCCGGTTCACCTCGCCGCATCCGCGGGACTTCACCGCGGACGTGATCGAGGCGATGGCCGAGACGCCGAACGTGATGCCCTCGCTGCACATGCCGCTGCAGTCCGGGTCGGACTCCGTGCTCAAGGCGATGCGCCGGTCGTACCGGCGGGACAGGTATTTGAAGATCATCGAAGACGTGCGTGCGGCGATGCCGGACGCGGCCATCACGACCGACATCATCGTCGGGTTCCCGGGGGAGACCGAAGAAGACTTCCAGGACACGCTCGACGTGGTCCGGCAGGCGCGGTTCGCCGGTGCGTTCACCTTCCAGTACTCGAAGCGTCCCGGGACGCCGGCCGAGTCGATGGAGGACCAGGTCCCGCGCGACGTCGTACAGGATCGGTACGAGCGGTTGGTCGCGCTGCAGGACGAGATGGCCTGGGACGAGAACAAGAGGATCGTCGGCCGGACGGTCGAGGTGCTCGTGGCGGAGGGGGAGGGGCGCAAGGACGCCGCCACCCACCGCCTCAGCGGCCGCGCACGCGACAACCGGCTCGTCCACTTCGCGTTGCCTGCGGAGGTCGAGGCGCCGCGGCCTGGCGATGTGGTCACGGTCGAGGTCACGTACGCCGCGCCCCATCACCTGAACGCGGATGTCTTCGGCGCAGTACGCCGTACTCGCGCCGGCGACGCGTGGGAGCGGGCGCAGGACGCCCCAGCCGCCGCTGCGCCTGGCGTGATGCTCGGGATGCCGACCGTCGGCGCCAAGCCGCTCGAGCCCGCGACGAACGGCTGCCAGGTCGGATGA
- the miaA gene encoding tRNA (adenosine(37)-N6)-dimethylallyltransferase MiaA: MSDPLVVAVVGPTAAGKSDLAVALSKHLGGEVVNADAMQVYRGMDIGTAKISTAERDGVPHHLLDILDVTETATVAEFQQLARAAIDDCIDRERTPVLAGGSALYIRAILDDFVFPGTDPEVRARLEAELEAHGSGALHARLQATDPKAAEQILPSNGRRIVRALEVVEITGGPYVATLPEHRYVYPGAIQLGLDVPRPELDARIDLRVDRMFDAGFVAEVRGLLDKGLIEGKTANRALGYSQVIALLNGEIDEKQARERTAQATRRFARRQDSWFRKDQRISWLQYDDPDLVEKALRVLRRTELAQGNRRGTGGVVGVETNARG; encoded by the coding sequence ATGTCCGATCCACTCGTCGTCGCGGTCGTCGGCCCCACCGCGGCCGGGAAGTCCGACCTGGCCGTCGCGCTGTCCAAGCACCTGGGCGGCGAGGTCGTGAACGCCGACGCCATGCAGGTCTACCGCGGCATGGACATCGGTACGGCGAAGATCAGCACGGCCGAGCGCGACGGCGTACCGCATCATCTGCTCGACATCCTCGACGTCACCGAGACCGCGACCGTGGCCGAGTTCCAGCAACTCGCCCGTGCGGCCATCGACGACTGCATCGACCGGGAGCGCACCCCGGTTCTGGCCGGCGGATCGGCGCTCTACATCCGCGCGATCCTCGACGACTTCGTCTTCCCGGGCACCGACCCCGAGGTCCGCGCCCGCCTCGAGGCCGAGCTCGAGGCCCACGGCTCCGGAGCACTCCACGCCAGGCTTCAAGCGACGGACCCGAAGGCCGCCGAGCAGATCCTGCCGAGCAACGGGAGAAGGATCGTCCGCGCGCTCGAGGTCGTCGAGATCACCGGCGGCCCGTACGTCGCCACGCTGCCCGAGCACCGCTACGTCTACCCGGGCGCGATCCAGCTCGGTCTCGACGTACCGCGGCCCGAACTGGACGCGCGGATCGACCTCCGGGTGGACCGGATGTTCGACGCGGGATTCGTGGCCGAGGTGCGAGGTCTGCTGGACAAGGGTTTGATTGAGGGGAAGACGGCCAACCGCGCACTCGGGTACTCGCAGGTGATCGCGTTGCTGAACGGTGAGATCGACGAAAAGCAGGCCCGGGAACGGACCGCCCAGGCCACGCGCCGGTTCGCGCGCCGGCAGGACTCGTGGTTCCGTAAGGACCAACGCATCAGTTGGCTGCAGTACGACGACCCCGATCTGGTGGAGAAGGCACTTCGAGTGCTCCGTAGAACTGAGTTGGCCCAGGGCAACCGCAGGGGGACCGGCGGCGTAGTCGGGGTGGAAACGAATGCGAGGGGGTGA
- a CDS encoding iron dependent repressor, metal binding and dimerization domain protein translates to MNRRHQLLETFLHRVLGVPLDEVHEEALLLAQGLSDRLEELIDAALGYPTRDPFGEPIQPKVRA, encoded by the coding sequence ATGAATCGACGGCACCAGCTGCTGGAGACGTTCCTGCACCGGGTTCTCGGCGTACCCCTGGACGAGGTGCACGAGGAAGCGCTCCTCCTCGCGCAGGGGCTGAGTGATCGGCTCGAGGAGCTGATCGACGCGGCGCTCGGGTACCCGACGCGGGATCCCTTCGGGGAGCCGATCCAGCCCAAGGTACGCGCGTGA
- a CDS encoding amidohydrolase family protein: MNSSRRQFLARTAAGAAVLAGGTFTTTSAHALVKSTKITALTNVTVIDVATGRRDRHQTVLISGERIIGVGRIPVPRGAVELDLTGKYVIPGLADMHVHSLGDEHVSPPLYLANGLTTVREMAGTNPVLYDWRDRIAAGTLLGPRMVVASNIIDGDPTLWDPNLIKVIVAGDAAAARAAVRQVKAEGADFVKVYSRLSREAWLAVVDEARKVGLTVHGHGPDEVTSKEVSDAGQRSIEHIHSLGLAVSTREAEVRRMLLAIKVSTGDYNSWFRQLHPIEWIAANTYSPARAADVFGTLRRNRTRVTPTLTMHNVLDQIDYTQLDPGLTKYMSEESIGTYDYVIQNLYGANRSAEEISHQKQMWAWRQRFVGELFAHEVPIMAGTDTGTPYSVPGFALHDELEHLVGAGATPRQALYAATVEPAKFLGMSADLGSVEPRKIADLVVLDADPLTDIHNSRKIHTVVTRGRVISPAQRRQMLADVEAAVKQPPTAATIAAGGCCGSKPTH; this comes from the coding sequence ATGAACAGTTCTCGCCGTCAGTTCCTCGCCCGCACCGCCGCCGGAGCCGCCGTCCTCGCCGGTGGAACCTTCACCACCACCAGCGCGCACGCCCTGGTCAAGTCGACGAAGATCACCGCACTCACCAATGTCACCGTCATCGACGTCGCCACCGGTCGCCGCGACCGCCACCAGACCGTCCTGATCAGCGGCGAACGTATCATCGGCGTCGGCCGGATCCCGGTCCCCCGCGGCGCCGTCGAGCTCGATCTCACCGGCAAGTACGTCATCCCCGGTCTCGCCGACATGCACGTCCACAGCCTCGGCGACGAGCACGTCTCCCCGCCGCTGTACCTCGCCAACGGCCTGACCACGGTCCGCGAGATGGCCGGCACGAACCCGGTGTTGTACGACTGGCGCGACCGGATCGCCGCCGGCACGCTGCTCGGCCCGCGGATGGTCGTCGCGAGCAACATCATCGACGGCGACCCGACGCTGTGGGATCCGAACCTGATCAAGGTGATCGTGGCCGGCGACGCCGCGGCCGCGCGGGCCGCCGTACGTCAGGTGAAGGCCGAGGGCGCCGACTTCGTCAAGGTGTACTCGCGTCTCAGCCGCGAGGCGTGGCTTGCGGTCGTGGACGAGGCCCGCAAGGTCGGTCTGACCGTCCACGGCCACGGCCCGGACGAGGTCACCTCGAAGGAGGTCAGCGACGCGGGCCAGCGCAGCATCGAGCACATCCATTCGCTCGGCCTGGCAGTCTCGACCCGGGAGGCCGAGGTACGGCGGATGCTGCTCGCGATCAAGGTCTCGACCGGCGACTACAACTCCTGGTTCCGGCAGCTGCACCCGATCGAGTGGATCGCCGCCAACACATACAGCCCGGCTCGCGCGGCTGATGTGTTCGGCACGCTGCGCCGCAACCGGACCCGGGTCACGCCGACGCTGACCATGCACAACGTGCTCGACCAGATCGACTACACCCAGCTCGATCCGGGCCTCACGAAGTACATGAGCGAGGAGTCGATCGGCACCTACGACTACGTCATCCAGAACCTGTACGGCGCCAACCGGTCCGCGGAGGAGATCTCGCACCAGAAGCAGATGTGGGCGTGGCGGCAGCGGTTCGTCGGGGAGCTGTTCGCGCACGAGGTACCGATCATGGCCGGGACAGACACGGGCACGCCGTACTCCGTGCCGGGGTTCGCGCTGCACGACGAGCTGGAGCATCTGGTCGGTGCCGGCGCCACGCCGCGTCAGGCGTTGTACGCCGCGACCGTCGAGCCGGCCAAGTTCCTCGGGATGTCGGCGGACCTCGGCTCGGTGGAACCGCGCAAGATCGCGGACCTGGTCGTGCTGGACGCCGACCCGCTGACCGATATCCACAACAGCCGCAAGATCCACACCGTGGTCACCCGCGGCCGGGTCATCTCCCCCGCGCAACGCCGGCAGATGCTCGCCGACGTCGAGGCCGCGGTCAAGCAGCCACCGACCGCGGCAACCATCGCCGCCGGCGGCTGCTGCGGCAGCAAGCCGACCCACTGA
- a CDS encoding phosphotransferase translates to MTETPAPQDPSVATLSSLLPPDAEPFAFGRDADVYHVDDQWVLRRYRDGHPVRDEADFMRHVAKYGYPVPAVREIEGADMIVQRLDGLTLGDAAIAGDLSATEIGTIHADLHRRLQAIPVPSGTPGLVVVHGDLHPLNVMATADGPVVIDWRNAREGLAEFDVALTAIIFAQVVFDPAYAELADLLREALGVYLAASIDPTPGLPAAMEYRGNNPTLTPAELALLPAQEELIRGYL, encoded by the coding sequence ATGACGGAGACCCCCGCCCCGCAGGACCCTTCGGTCGCCACCCTCTCGTCGCTCCTTCCGCCTGACGCCGAGCCGTTCGCGTTCGGGCGTGACGCGGACGTCTACCACGTGGACGACCAATGGGTGCTGCGGCGCTACCGCGACGGGCACCCGGTTCGCGACGAAGCCGACTTCATGCGGCACGTCGCGAAGTACGGGTATCCGGTCCCCGCCGTCCGCGAGATCGAAGGCGCGGACATGATCGTCCAGCGCCTCGACGGTCTGACGCTCGGCGACGCGGCGATCGCCGGCGACCTCAGCGCGACCGAGATCGGGACGATCCACGCCGACCTCCACCGCCGGTTGCAGGCGATCCCGGTCCCGAGCGGTACGCCGGGCCTGGTCGTCGTCCACGGCGACCTGCACCCACTCAACGTGATGGCCACCGCCGATGGCCCGGTCGTCATCGACTGGCGCAACGCCCGCGAGGGCCTGGCCGAGTTCGACGTGGCACTGACCGCGATCATCTTCGCCCAGGTCGTCTTCGATCCGGCGTACGCCGAACTCGCCGACCTACTCCGCGAAGCCCTGGGCGTCTACCTGGCCGCCTCCATCGACCCGACCCCCGGCCTACCCGCCGCCATGGAATACCGCGGCAACAACCCGACCCTGACACCCGCGGAACTCGCACTCCTCCCTGCCCAGGAAGAACTGATCCGCGGGTATCTGTAG
- a CDS encoding antitoxin — MGIFDKFKGKAEGLKEKATDLVNEHGDKVGEGLDKAGDFVDEKTGGKYGDKIDTGVEKAKEGLDNLDGQNDDIPDKPNQSA; from the coding sequence ATGGGCATCTTCGACAAGTTCAAGGGCAAGGCCGAGGGCCTGAAGGAAAAGGCCACTGACCTGGTCAACGAGCACGGCGACAAGGTCGGTGAAGGTCTGGACAAGGCCGGTGACTTCGTCGACGAGAAGACGGGCGGCAAGTACGGCGACAAGATCGACACCGGCGTCGAGAAGGCCAAGGAAGGGTTGGACAACCTGGACGGCCAGAACGACGACATCCCGGACAAGCCGAACCAGTCCGCCTGA
- a CDS encoding ArsR/SmtB family transcription factor yields MIEPTPPQLATAARTFGLLLAPVRLHLVALASCGEYDVGTLAARVGVSVPTASQHLAKLRLAGLISARREGRRQFYTVDDPHVIALVEQIFEHVAPDGTLAPDPPRRALSGWIGRLRVPSPRVAP; encoded by the coding sequence GTGATCGAGCCGACCCCGCCACAGCTCGCCACCGCGGCCAGGACATTCGGCCTGTTGCTGGCGCCGGTCCGGCTGCACCTGGTCGCGTTGGCGAGTTGCGGTGAGTACGACGTCGGCACGCTGGCCGCCCGGGTGGGTGTCAGCGTGCCGACGGCGAGCCAGCATCTCGCGAAGCTCCGGCTGGCCGGACTGATCAGCGCACGACGTGAGGGTCGCCGGCAGTTCTATACCGTCGACGACCCCCACGTCATCGCCCTCGTCGAGCAGATCTTCGAGCATGTCGCGCCAGACGGCACGCTCGCACCGGACCCGCCTCGACGAGCGCTCTCCGGTTGGATCGGCCGTCTGCGGGTGCCTTCCCCACGCGTGGCACCGTGA